A genomic region of Zalophus californianus isolate mZalCal1 chromosome 11, mZalCal1.pri.v2, whole genome shotgun sequence contains the following coding sequences:
- the APOA5 gene encoding apolipoprotein A-V isoform X1 yields the protein MHVIKTTASMFAVLTWALALLSAFATVQTQKGFWDYFSQSSGDKGKVARVQQQKLTWEPTRLKDSLEQDLSNMDKFLEKLGPLSGQGREPPGLPHDPEGMRQQLQEELAEVRARLEPYMAKAHQQVGWNLEGLRRQLKPYTVELMEQVAQRVQELQEQLRVVGEGTKAQLLGGVDEARGLLHELQTRVVQHTGRVRELFHSYAQRLVTGIGRHVQELHHTVAPHAAASPARLSRYVQTLSRKLTLKAEALHARIQQNLDQLREELSAFASAGAGSAEEGANPDPQMLSQEVRQRLQAFRHDTFLQIADFTRAIDQETEEVQLQLAPPPPGHSAFAPEFLQADSSEARSKLQARLEDLWEDINDSLHDRGLSHVEEP from the exons ATGCACGTGATCAAG ACAACAGCAAGCATGTTTGCAGTTCTGACCTGGGCTCTGGCTCTGCTCTCAG CATTTGCAACTGTCCAGACACAGAAAGGCTTCTGGGACTACTTCAGCCAGAGCAGCGGGGACAAAGGCAAGGTGGCGCGGGTCCAGCAGCAGAAGCTGACATGGGAACCCAC GAGACTGAAAGACAGCCTTGAGCAAGACCTCAGCAATATGGACAAGTTCCTGGAAAAGCTGGGCCCTCTcagtgggcaggggagggagcctcccGGGCTCCCACACGACCCCGAGGGCATGCGGCAGCAGCTGCAGGAGGAACTGGCGGAGGTGAGGGCGCGCCTGGAGCCCTACATGGCCAAGGCGCACCAGCAAGTGGGCTGGAATCTGGAGGGCCTGCGGCGGCAGCTGAAGCCCTACACCGTGGAGCTGATGGAGCAGGTGGCGCAGCGCGTTCAGGAGCTGCAGGAGCAGTTGCGCGTGGTCGGAGAGGGCACCAAGGCCCAGCTGTTGGGCGGCGTGGACGAGGCGCGGGGCCTGCTGCACGAGCTGCAGACCCGCGTGGTGCAGCACACCGGCCGCGTCAGGGAGCTCTTCCACTCCTACGCCCAGCGCCTGGTGACCGGCATCGGGCGCCACGTGCAGGAGCTGCACCACACCGTGGCCCCGCACGCCGCCGCTAGCCCCGCGCGCCTCAGCCGCTACGTGCAGACGCTCTCGCGCAAGCTCACGCTCAAGGCCGAGGCTCTGCACGCGCGCATCCAGCAGAACCTGGACCAGCTGCGGGAAGAGCTCAGCGCTTTTGCCAGCGCCGGCGCTGGCAGCGCGGAGGAGGGGGCCAACCCAGACCCCCAGATGCTGTCCCAGGAGGTGCGCCAGCGACTCCAGGCTTTCCGCCACGACACCTTCCTGCAGATCGCCGACTTCACCCGTGCCATTGACCAGGAGACCGAGGAGGTCCAGCTGCAGCTGGCGCCGCCCCCGCCAGGTCACAGTGCCTTCGCCCCAGAGTTTCTCCAAGCTGACAGCAGCGAGGCCCGCAGCAAGCTGCAGGCCCGTCTGGAAGACCTGTGGGAAGACATCAATGACAGCCTCCATGACCGTGGTCTCAGCCATGTAGAAGAGCCCTGA
- the APOA5 gene encoding apolipoprotein A-V isoform X2: MFAVLTWALALLSAFATVQTQKGFWDYFSQSSGDKGKVARVQQQKLTWEPTRLKDSLEQDLSNMDKFLEKLGPLSGQGREPPGLPHDPEGMRQQLQEELAEVRARLEPYMAKAHQQVGWNLEGLRRQLKPYTVELMEQVAQRVQELQEQLRVVGEGTKAQLLGGVDEARGLLHELQTRVVQHTGRVRELFHSYAQRLVTGIGRHVQELHHTVAPHAAASPARLSRYVQTLSRKLTLKAEALHARIQQNLDQLREELSAFASAGAGSAEEGANPDPQMLSQEVRQRLQAFRHDTFLQIADFTRAIDQETEEVQLQLAPPPPGHSAFAPEFLQADSSEARSKLQARLEDLWEDINDSLHDRGLSHVEEP, from the exons ATGTTTGCAGTTCTGACCTGGGCTCTGGCTCTGCTCTCAG CATTTGCAACTGTCCAGACACAGAAAGGCTTCTGGGACTACTTCAGCCAGAGCAGCGGGGACAAAGGCAAGGTGGCGCGGGTCCAGCAGCAGAAGCTGACATGGGAACCCAC GAGACTGAAAGACAGCCTTGAGCAAGACCTCAGCAATATGGACAAGTTCCTGGAAAAGCTGGGCCCTCTcagtgggcaggggagggagcctcccGGGCTCCCACACGACCCCGAGGGCATGCGGCAGCAGCTGCAGGAGGAACTGGCGGAGGTGAGGGCGCGCCTGGAGCCCTACATGGCCAAGGCGCACCAGCAAGTGGGCTGGAATCTGGAGGGCCTGCGGCGGCAGCTGAAGCCCTACACCGTGGAGCTGATGGAGCAGGTGGCGCAGCGCGTTCAGGAGCTGCAGGAGCAGTTGCGCGTGGTCGGAGAGGGCACCAAGGCCCAGCTGTTGGGCGGCGTGGACGAGGCGCGGGGCCTGCTGCACGAGCTGCAGACCCGCGTGGTGCAGCACACCGGCCGCGTCAGGGAGCTCTTCCACTCCTACGCCCAGCGCCTGGTGACCGGCATCGGGCGCCACGTGCAGGAGCTGCACCACACCGTGGCCCCGCACGCCGCCGCTAGCCCCGCGCGCCTCAGCCGCTACGTGCAGACGCTCTCGCGCAAGCTCACGCTCAAGGCCGAGGCTCTGCACGCGCGCATCCAGCAGAACCTGGACCAGCTGCGGGAAGAGCTCAGCGCTTTTGCCAGCGCCGGCGCTGGCAGCGCGGAGGAGGGGGCCAACCCAGACCCCCAGATGCTGTCCCAGGAGGTGCGCCAGCGACTCCAGGCTTTCCGCCACGACACCTTCCTGCAGATCGCCGACTTCACCCGTGCCATTGACCAGGAGACCGAGGAGGTCCAGCTGCAGCTGGCGCCGCCCCCGCCAGGTCACAGTGCCTTCGCCCCAGAGTTTCTCCAAGCTGACAGCAGCGAGGCCCGCAGCAAGCTGCAGGCCCGTCTGGAAGACCTGTGGGAAGACATCAATGACAGCCTCCATGACCGTGGTCTCAGCCATGTAGAAGAGCCCTGA
- the ZPR1 gene encoding zinc finger protein ZPR1 isoform X1, protein MAVSGPVEPGPPAAAAAPSPAPARAPAPEDLFRPISAEDEEQQPTEIESLCMNCYRNGTTRLLLTKIPFFREIIVSSFSCEHCGWNDTEIQSAGRIQDQGVRYILTVRAQEDMNREVVKTDSATTRIPELDFEIPAFSQKGVLTTVEGLISRAVSGLEQDQPARRANEKAVAERIDEFIVKLKELKQVASPFTLIIDDPSGNSFVENPHAPQKDHALMITHYNRTLQQEEMLGLQAEAPPEEKPEEEDLRNEVLQFNTNCPECNAPAQTNMKLVQIPHFKEVIIMATNCENCGHRTNEVKSGGAVEPLGTKITFHITDPLDLTRDVLKSETCSVEIPELEFELGMAILGGKFTTLEGLLKDIQELVTKNPFTLGDSSNPGQVEKLQEFSWKLDQILQGNMKAHFIMNDPAGNSYFQNVYAPEDDPQMKVEHYKRTFDQNEELGLNDMKTEGYETGLAPQR, encoded by the exons ATGGCGGTCAGCGGCCCTGTGGAGCCGGGGCCCCCGGCGGCTGCTGccgctccctcccccgccccggcccgggcTCCAGCCCCCGAGGACTTGTTCCGGCCTATCAGCGCCGAGGACGAGGAGCAGCAGCCCACCGAGATCGAGTCGCTGTGTATGAACTGTTACCGCAAT GGCACGACGCGCCTCCTGCTCACCAAGATCCCTTTCTTCAGAGAAATAATCGTGAGCTCCTTTTCCTGTGAGCATTGTGGCTGGAACGACACGGAGATCCAGTCGGCCGGCAGGATCCAGGATCAGGGAGTGCGCTACATTTTGACTGTCAGGGCCCAGGAG GACATGAACAGAGAAGTGGTGAAAACGGACTCTGCCACCACAAGGATCCCGGAGTTGGATTTTGAAATTCCTGCCTTCAGTCAGAAGGGAG TTCTGACCACTGTTGAAGGACTGATCAGCCGTGCTGTCTCTGGCCTGGAGCAGGATCAGCCCGCACGAAGG GCAAATGAAAAAGCCGTAGCTGAAAGAATTGATGAGTTTATTGTCAAACTGAAAGAGCTAAAGCAAGTGGCCTCTCCTTTCACTCTG ATCATTGATGATCCCTCAGGGAACAGCTTTGTGGAAAACCCCCATGCTCCCCAGAAAGATCATGCCCTCATGATCACACACTATAATCGGACTCTACAGCAGGAAGAGATGCTGGGGCTCCAG GCTGAGGCACCACCAGAAGAGAAGCCAGAAGAGGAGGATCTCAGAAACGAA GTGCTGCAGTTCAACACAAACTGTCCAGAATGCAATGCTCCGGCTCAGACCAACATGAAGCTAGTTC AAATCCCTCACTTTAAGGAGGTTATCATCATGGCTACCAACTGTGAGAACTGCGGCCATCGGACCAATGAG GTGAAATCTGGAGGAGCAGTAGAGCCCTTGGGTACCAAGATCACCTTCCATATCACAGATCCCTTAGATCTGACCAGAGATGTGCTCAAG TCTGAGACGTGTAGTGTGGAAATcccagagctggaatttgaactggGAATGGCCATCCTCGGGGGCAAGTTCACCACACTGGAGGGGCTACTGAAAGACATCCAGGAACTG GTGACCAAGAACCCTTTCACACTGGGTGACAGTTCCAATCCTGGCCAGGTGGAGAAACTGCAGGAGTTTAGCTGGAAGTTAGACCAG ATCCTTCAGGGTAACATGAAGGCCCACTTTATTATGAATGATCCAGCAGGAAACAGCTACTTTCAG